The following coding sequences lie in one Changpingibacter yushuensis genomic window:
- a CDS encoding acetylornithine transaminase, protein MTTTASDSFKARYSSAILNTFGPPSLVLERGEGVYVWDVDGKRYLDLLGGIAVNALGYSHPALIGAVAKQLSTLGHVSNFFASKPQVELGEKIQQIFAEEGYDQPVRTFFANSGTEANEAALKLTRLHKPGGKVLALTHSFHGRTLGALSITDKPAIQDPFLPLPGNVEFVEPTAAAIEAAFDDSVAAIFMEPIQGEAGVVPVPDDALTTARALCDAHNALLVIDEVQTGVGRTGRWLAAARCVKADIVTFAKGLGGGIPIGACVGVGSVGDLFGPGSHGSTFGGNPVACAAALATLDHVSGLLGHVTETGAWLESELSSLGFEVRGEGLLRGIAVRDSAAVARQLLNAGFIVNAPNPTTIRVAPPLVITKEDLASFVEAMKGLAHTEAGAQ, encoded by the coding sequence ATGACCACAACTGCTTCAGATTCTTTCAAAGCCCGCTATTCTTCGGCAATTCTCAACACTTTTGGACCTCCGAGCCTTGTACTTGAGCGCGGCGAGGGCGTGTATGTGTGGGATGTCGATGGCAAGCGCTATCTCGACTTGCTCGGGGGGATTGCCGTCAACGCACTCGGATACTCGCACCCGGCGTTGATCGGTGCAGTGGCCAAGCAACTCTCAACGCTCGGCCACGTCTCCAACTTCTTCGCCTCGAAGCCACAGGTGGAGCTTGGAGAGAAGATTCAACAGATCTTCGCGGAGGAAGGATACGATCAGCCCGTTCGAACGTTCTTTGCGAACTCTGGCACCGAGGCCAACGAAGCCGCACTCAAGCTCACCCGTTTGCACAAGCCCGGTGGCAAGGTTCTGGCCCTCACCCACTCCTTCCACGGCCGCACGTTGGGCGCACTCTCCATTACCGACAAGCCTGCGATTCAGGATCCGTTCCTACCGCTGCCCGGCAATGTTGAGTTTGTTGAGCCCACTGCAGCTGCAATCGAGGCCGCTTTCGACGATTCCGTAGCGGCGATCTTCATGGAGCCGATTCAAGGTGAAGCTGGCGTTGTACCCGTTCCCGACGACGCCCTGACCACCGCCCGTGCATTGTGCGACGCTCACAATGCACTCCTTGTTATTGATGAGGTCCAGACTGGAGTCGGACGCACCGGTCGTTGGCTTGCCGCAGCACGATGCGTGAAAGCGGACATCGTGACGTTCGCCAAAGGACTTGGTGGCGGCATCCCAATTGGCGCCTGCGTTGGAGTAGGCAGTGTTGGTGATCTGTTCGGCCCGGGTAGCCACGGCTCCACCTTCGGTGGCAATCCTGTTGCCTGCGCCGCGGCGTTGGCCACCCTTGATCACGTATCTGGTCTCTTGGGTCACGTGACAGAGACCGGAGCGTGGCTGGAGAGTGAGCTTTCCAGCTTGGGATTTGAAGTCCGCGGCGAAGGATTGCTACGAGGCATCGCGGTTCGTGACTCCGCGGCCGTGGCACGCCAACTGCTCAACGCTGGATTTATCGTCAACGCACCAAATCCAACCACTATTCGCGTAGCACCTCCGCTTGTCATCACCAAGGAGGATCTTGCGAGTTTTGTTGAGGCTATGAAGGGCCTGGCGCACACTGAAGCAGGTGCCCAGTGA
- a CDS encoding argininosuccinate synthase — MSHKERVVLAYSGGLDTSVAIGWIGEQTGAEVVTVCVDLGQGGEDLETIRQRALDCGAVEAYVADARDEFASEYCMPELQAGGLYMDSYPLISAISRPCIVKHLVTAARQFGATTVAHGCTGKGNDQVRFENGITSLAPDLKCISPVRDLAMTREFSINYANEHNLPIETTHHNPFSIDQNVWGRAIETGFLEDLWNAPTKDVYNYTDDPTYPPLPDEVVISFKEGIPVAIDGRPVTPLEAIQEMNRRAGAQGIGRIDIVEDRLVGIKSREIYEAPGAMALITAHKELENVTLDRDQARFKRTIVDQWTNLVYEGQWFSPLKRSLDAFIQDTQQYVSGDIRMVLHGGNAVVNGRRSETSLYDFNLATYDEGDSFDQSNAKGFIEIFGLTSKLAAARDVKFGRGVAMGNSKVY, encoded by the coding sequence ATGTCGCATAAGGAACGCGTTGTCTTGGCTTACTCCGGTGGTCTGGACACCTCGGTCGCAATTGGTTGGATCGGCGAACAGACTGGCGCGGAAGTTGTCACAGTGTGCGTTGATCTTGGTCAAGGCGGCGAGGATCTGGAAACCATTCGCCAGCGTGCGCTCGATTGCGGTGCGGTGGAAGCCTACGTGGCCGACGCCCGTGACGAGTTCGCGTCCGAATACTGCATGCCTGAACTGCAAGCCGGCGGACTCTACATGGATTCCTACCCGCTGATTTCAGCTATTTCGCGGCCATGTATCGTCAAGCACCTAGTGACCGCTGCGCGCCAGTTCGGAGCGACGACGGTTGCTCACGGTTGTACTGGCAAGGGCAATGATCAGGTCCGCTTCGAAAACGGCATCACGTCGTTGGCGCCAGATCTCAAGTGCATTTCCCCAGTGCGTGACCTAGCCATGACTCGCGAATTCTCCATCAATTACGCGAACGAGCACAATCTGCCCATCGAAACCACTCACCATAACCCGTTCTCGATCGACCAGAATGTGTGGGGCCGCGCCATTGAGACAGGATTCCTTGAGGACCTGTGGAACGCACCCACCAAGGATGTTTACAACTACACCGATGATCCCACGTATCCGCCACTGCCTGATGAGGTTGTCATCTCCTTCAAGGAAGGCATTCCTGTGGCGATCGATGGGCGCCCAGTGACCCCTCTTGAAGCAATTCAGGAGATGAATCGTCGAGCTGGGGCACAGGGTATTGGCCGCATCGACATCGTGGAGGATCGCCTTGTGGGCATCAAGTCTCGCGAAATCTACGAAGCTCCGGGTGCGATGGCCCTTATCACTGCGCATAAGGAACTCGAGAATGTCACTCTGGACCGTGACCAAGCACGTTTCAAGCGGACGATCGTTGACCAGTGGACCAACCTTGTCTACGAAGGCCAGTGGTTCTCTCCGCTCAAGCGTTCGCTCGATGCGTTCATTCAGGACACCCAGCAGTATGTTTCGGGTGACATCCGGATGGTTCTGCACGGCGGAAATGCGGTGGTGAACGGACGGCGTTCGGAGACCTCACTGTACGACTTCAACTTGGCCACCTACGACGAAGGCGATTCCTTCGACCAGTCCAACGCAAAGGGATTCATCGAAATCTTCGGCCTTACTTCCAAGCTCGCTGCGGCGCGCGATGTGAAGTTCGGACGCGGCGTTGCCATGGGCAACTCGAAGGTCTACTGA
- a CDS encoding SGNH/GDSL hydrolase family protein → MNIKLSHLVSFGLGTGAFALYHNAKGVAKQNTPFRRQWERHLLSTLQALELRAHTGEPMPLVYVALGDSAAQGLGASRFEEGYVPRVAAGLKAATGRDVALLNLSLSGGVAASVLGTQLPQLEGLRVAGKQLMPDVVTLDIGGNDVGVGELSPEEFGDQMSAIADRIPKPAFIADIPTFKPLRSEKRASEMSRHIERSAQTDQISLIRLEELSNSLTTYEYISRYHAGDMFHPNSPWYHLWSQLFVNSIADGLGFESVDMTHVPEWEPWLG, encoded by the coding sequence GTGAACATAAAACTCAGTCACCTCGTTAGTTTCGGGCTCGGCACAGGCGCGTTCGCTCTGTACCACAACGCAAAAGGCGTAGCCAAGCAAAATACTCCTTTCCGCAGACAGTGGGAGCGTCATTTGCTTTCCACTCTGCAGGCACTTGAGTTGCGCGCTCATACTGGTGAACCAATGCCACTCGTGTACGTAGCGCTCGGTGATTCGGCGGCTCAAGGCTTGGGCGCTAGTCGCTTTGAAGAGGGTTATGTTCCCCGAGTGGCAGCCGGACTCAAGGCCGCTACTGGGCGCGACGTGGCGCTCCTCAACCTCTCACTGTCTGGAGGAGTAGCGGCATCTGTTCTAGGCACTCAGCTTCCCCAGCTTGAGGGCCTGCGCGTTGCAGGAAAGCAACTCATGCCCGACGTGGTGACTCTGGACATCGGTGGCAATGACGTGGGCGTCGGTGAGCTCTCGCCCGAGGAGTTCGGGGACCAGATGTCCGCAATCGCCGATCGGATTCCCAAACCAGCGTTCATCGCGGACATACCTACTTTCAAACCGCTGCGTTCCGAGAAACGGGCGAGCGAGATGAGCCGCCATATTGAGCGATCTGCCCAAACCGACCAGATCAGCCTCATTCGACTCGAAGAGCTATCGAATTCTTTGACTACCTATGAGTACATATCTCGCTACCATGCAGGCGACATGTTTCATCCGAACTCGCCGTGGTATCACCTCTGGTCGCAGCTCTTCGTGAACTCTATTGCGGATGGGCTGGGATTCGAATCCGTGGATATGACCCACGTGCCCGAATGGGAGCCGTGGCTCGGCTAA
- the argJ gene encoding bifunctional glutamate N-acetyltransferase/amino-acid acetyltransferase ArgJ, translating to MSVTTPKGFRASGVACGLKDGGRKDLALVLSEGPEFTASAVTTSNRVYAAPVGWTRQAVANGTLRAVVLNSGGANACTGEIGYEDAVATAHLVARSVGAIPGDVAVCSTGLIGELLDMTCIRSGIEEAVSTLDPDGGSDAALAIMTTDTKAKVASIHSAAGYSLGGMAKGAGMLAPQLATMLVVITTDASIDPATARTALKDAVEVSFNRIDSDGCMSTNDTVILMASGASGVSPDPDEFTAELSALAQDLAAQLIGDAEGASHDISIEVSHASSQEAGVAVAKSVARSNLLKAAVFGNDPNWGRVLSSLGTVPERVAPFDPNQVDVAINGVTVCRGGGVGDPRESVDMSERLVTISIDLNAGEDFVRVLTNDLTYDYVTENSAYSS from the coding sequence GTGAGTGTCACTACCCCCAAGGGATTCCGCGCCAGCGGAGTAGCCTGTGGTTTGAAAGACGGCGGAAGGAAGGACCTCGCACTAGTCTTGAGCGAGGGCCCAGAGTTCACTGCTAGCGCCGTCACCACGTCGAACAGGGTATATGCCGCACCTGTGGGATGGACTCGCCAGGCAGTTGCAAACGGTACGTTGCGCGCCGTGGTTCTAAACTCTGGCGGTGCAAATGCGTGTACCGGTGAAATCGGTTACGAAGACGCCGTCGCAACCGCGCATCTCGTTGCTCGCAGTGTAGGTGCGATTCCTGGCGACGTCGCCGTGTGTTCTACCGGTTTGATTGGCGAGTTGCTCGATATGACGTGCATTCGTTCCGGCATTGAAGAAGCTGTGTCCACGCTCGATCCCGACGGCGGATCCGATGCTGCGTTAGCAATCATGACAACAGATACCAAGGCGAAGGTGGCAAGCATCCACAGCGCTGCGGGCTACAGTCTTGGCGGCATGGCGAAGGGCGCAGGAATGCTTGCTCCTCAACTGGCGACGATGCTCGTTGTTATCACCACGGACGCATCTATCGATCCTGCGACTGCCCGCACGGCGCTTAAAGATGCAGTGGAGGTCTCCTTCAACCGCATCGATTCGGACGGATGCATGTCCACAAATGACACAGTGATTCTCATGGCTTCGGGCGCTTCTGGGGTATCGCCCGATCCTGATGAGTTCACGGCGGAGCTTTCGGCGCTCGCCCAAGATCTGGCAGCCCAGCTCATTGGAGATGCCGAAGGAGCGTCACACGACATCTCAATTGAGGTTTCACATGCCTCCTCTCAAGAGGCGGGTGTGGCAGTCGCCAAATCGGTCGCTCGATCCAACCTTCTCAAAGCAGCTGTGTTCGGAAACGATCCAAACTGGGGACGCGTACTTTCATCGCTGGGAACCGTACCTGAACGTGTTGCGCCGTTCGATCCCAACCAGGTGGACGTGGCAATCAATGGAGTGACGGTCTGCCGCGGGGGAGGCGTGGGTGATCCGCGTGAAAGTGTGGATATGTCAGAGCGACTCGTAACAATCTCCATCGACCTCAATGCCGGCGAGGACTTCGTGAGGGTACTGACGAATGACCTTACGTATGACTACGTGACTGAGAATTCGGCGTATTCCTCGTGA
- the pheS gene encoding phenylalanine--tRNA ligase subunit alpha has translation MSEEASGLSPLDEAGIAAAVEEAVAAFAAATTLEELKVARLAHSGDNAPITLANAQIRTLDKSEKPTAGKLMGGARKAIQTALADATARLEAESEARILAEESVDVTVPVRRSPQGARHPLTVLIADLTDFFVGMGWEIAEGPEVEHEWFNFDALNFGPDHPARQMQDTFYVEGVEKVGTEEQFEAVSNLVLRTHTSPVQAHEMLRRGAPIYIACPGKVFRTDALDTTHTPVFHQVEGLAVDKGLTMAHLKGTLDHFAKTMFGPEAKTRLRPSFFPFTEPSAEMDLWFPQKKGGPGWIEWGGCGMVNPEVLKNAGIDPDVYSGFAFGMGLERTLMLRHGISDMRDMVEGDVRFSLQFGTFGRGN, from the coding sequence ATGTCTGAGGAAGCCAGCGGGCTGAGTCCACTCGATGAGGCCGGCATTGCCGCTGCCGTCGAGGAAGCTGTGGCCGCCTTTGCCGCAGCCACAACGCTTGAGGAGCTGAAGGTGGCACGGCTCGCCCACAGCGGCGACAACGCCCCGATAACCCTTGCCAACGCCCAGATCCGCACACTTGACAAATCCGAGAAGCCGACAGCCGGCAAGCTTATGGGCGGCGCACGCAAGGCCATCCAAACAGCGCTTGCTGATGCCACTGCGCGCTTGGAAGCAGAATCCGAGGCGAGGATTCTCGCCGAGGAGTCAGTGGACGTGACTGTGCCCGTGCGCCGCTCCCCACAAGGTGCCCGGCATCCGTTGACGGTTCTCATCGCCGACCTCACTGATTTCTTTGTGGGCATGGGCTGGGAGATCGCCGAAGGCCCCGAAGTGGAGCACGAGTGGTTCAACTTTGACGCCCTGAACTTCGGGCCCGATCATCCGGCACGCCAAATGCAAGATACCTTCTACGTCGAAGGCGTCGAAAAGGTTGGCACAGAGGAGCAGTTCGAAGCAGTCTCGAACCTCGTGCTGCGCACCCACACCTCGCCCGTTCAGGCGCATGAGATGCTGCGCCGCGGAGCTCCCATCTACATTGCGTGCCCCGGAAAGGTGTTCCGTACCGACGCTTTGGATACCACCCACACCCCGGTGTTCCATCAGGTTGAAGGCTTGGCGGTGGACAAGGGCCTGACGATGGCGCACCTGAAGGGGACGCTTGATCACTTCGCAAAAACAATGTTCGGACCAGAGGCCAAGACCCGCTTGCGCCCCTCTTTCTTCCCATTCACTGAACCCTCTGCGGAAATGGATCTGTGGTTCCCTCAGAAGAAGGGCGGCCCGGGCTGGATCGAATGGGGCGGTTGCGGAATGGTGAACCCCGAAGTCTTGAAGAACGCTGGAATTGACCCGGATGTCTATTCCGGATTCGCGTTTGGAATGGGTCTAGAACGCACCCTCATGTTGCGCCACGGTATTTCGGATATGCGTGACATGGTCGAAGGCGACGTGCGCTTCTCGCTCCAGTTCGGCACCTTTGGAAGGGGTAACTGA
- the argR gene encoding arginine repressor: MTEPFIPGTRSARQARVVQILASEKVTSQRALRDRLAAEGIVVTQATLSRDLDELGALKVKHSSGGQFYQVPEVPGDHASPQGARAFLDRWLVEVLTSVQQAGNQLVLRTPPGAAQLLASSLDRANLAGVIGTIGGDDTVLVITEDEHTAVELKNELSKLT; encoded by the coding sequence GTGACGGAGCCGTTTATCCCGGGAACACGGAGTGCTCGGCAGGCAAGGGTCGTTCAGATCTTGGCTTCGGAAAAGGTGACCAGCCAAAGAGCACTGCGCGATCGGCTCGCTGCTGAAGGCATCGTGGTTACACAGGCAACCCTTTCCCGGGACCTAGATGAACTTGGTGCGCTAAAAGTCAAGCACAGCTCGGGAGGGCAGTTCTATCAGGTGCCGGAAGTGCCTGGCGACCACGCCTCGCCACAAGGCGCACGCGCTTTCCTCGATCGGTGGCTTGTAGAAGTCCTGACAAGCGTTCAGCAGGCAGGCAATCAGCTAGTCTTGCGCACTCCACCCGGAGCAGCGCAACTGTTGGCATCGAGTTTGGACCGTGCGAACCTAGCCGGTGTGATTGGAACGATCGGTGGTGATGACACCGTTCTGGTTATCACTGAAGATGAGCACACAGCCGTTGAGCTGAAGAACGAACTCTCAAAACTCACGTAG
- the argC gene encoding N-acetyl-gamma-glutamyl-phosphate reductase, whose amino-acid sequence MTVNVSVAGATGYAGGEVLRLLAGHPGFTVSSVCAGSSQGKLGQFQPHLRQYADRELEPTEPRILADSDVAILGLPHGKSAEIAAAILKLNPSCILVDLGADHRLENPQDWEDFYGTPATDPWTYGMPELLRANGPSQRENLVGTRHIAAPGCNASAVTFAAQPAVAGGLTDGSGIVATLAVGYSGAGKALKSHLMASEAFGSAVPYGVGGTHRHIPEIAQNLRAAGGVTSTLSFTPVLVPMARGILATVSIPVIAGTTADDVTDAYRSAYADETFVTYVDGFPTSSSVTGANTALVGAVLDRNRERLTAICAIDNLVKGTAGAALQALNLALGLPEDTGLTVNGVAP is encoded by the coding sequence ATGACAGTCAACGTTTCGGTGGCGGGTGCCACCGGATATGCAGGTGGAGAGGTCCTTCGCCTTCTTGCAGGTCACCCCGGTTTCACGGTGAGTAGCGTGTGCGCCGGTTCTTCGCAGGGAAAACTCGGGCAGTTCCAACCACACTTGCGCCAGTATGCAGATCGTGAGCTTGAGCCCACTGAGCCCCGCATTCTTGCTGATTCAGATGTTGCGATTCTTGGGTTACCTCACGGAAAATCGGCAGAGATCGCCGCGGCAATCCTCAAGCTCAACCCATCATGCATTCTGGTGGACCTCGGTGCTGACCACCGGTTGGAGAATCCTCAGGACTGGGAAGATTTCTACGGAACACCTGCCACCGATCCATGGACGTATGGAATGCCGGAACTCCTGCGTGCGAACGGCCCTTCGCAGCGTGAGAACTTGGTGGGAACACGCCATATCGCTGCACCTGGATGCAACGCCTCGGCAGTGACGTTTGCCGCCCAACCCGCAGTTGCTGGTGGTCTGACAGACGGTTCAGGAATCGTGGCAACTTTGGCCGTCGGGTACTCGGGTGCAGGGAAGGCGTTGAAGTCCCATCTTATGGCCTCAGAAGCCTTTGGCTCAGCAGTTCCCTACGGTGTTGGCGGCACGCATCGCCATATCCCGGAGATCGCGCAGAACCTTCGGGCGGCTGGCGGAGTTACGTCCACACTCTCTTTCACCCCAGTTCTCGTGCCCATGGCGCGAGGCATACTGGCCACCGTTTCGATTCCCGTGATTGCTGGCACCACCGCCGATGACGTGACTGATGCATACCGGAGCGCATACGCGGATGAAACGTTCGTTACCTACGTCGATGGATTCCCCACGTCGTCGTCGGTAACGGGCGCGAATACTGCGTTGGTTGGCGCAGTGTTGGATAGAAATCGCGAACGGCTAACTGCCATCTGCGCGATCGACAATTTGGTCAAGGGGACGGCGGGTGCTGCGTTGCAGGCGCTGAATCTGGCCTTAGGACTTCCAGAAGATACTGGCCTGACAGTGAATGGAGTTGCACCGTGA
- a CDS encoding PfkB family carbohydrate kinase, whose product MRTVFCGLTTVDLIQHVDQVPGPNQKIVSRSAILDVGGPAANAARTAGVLGAVPTLVSPIGTGVFAQLAKAWLAESEVTVVDLAAEGDPAISSVTIDAEGNRAVVSSNNSGRSYTYPQADVLDGASALLIDGHLPDVQLALARTAKNLEIPVVLDGGSYKPGIEALLPHVTHAIISSDFTLPGVADDVLVETLAWKGIPFVARTHGGGSIEAIVDNKAFSLPVSEVAGDQIADTLGAGDVLHGAFTAALGAGQSAMASMSAASQLATLSVQASGALGWAEKLPSTTTGTDA is encoded by the coding sequence ATGCGTACCGTGTTCTGTGGCCTGACAACCGTCGATCTCATTCAGCATGTCGATCAGGTGCCGGGCCCCAACCAGAAGATCGTCTCTCGATCTGCCATTCTCGATGTGGGAGGGCCCGCAGCCAACGCAGCTCGTACTGCAGGAGTGCTTGGCGCGGTCCCCACACTGGTTTCTCCCATCGGCACAGGGGTCTTCGCCCAACTTGCTAAGGCGTGGTTGGCGGAATCTGAGGTGACCGTGGTGGACCTCGCTGCCGAGGGCGATCCAGCAATCTCAAGCGTCACTATTGACGCCGAGGGGAATCGAGCTGTGGTTTCCTCTAACAACTCCGGGCGGAGCTACACATATCCTCAGGCTGACGTGCTTGACGGGGCCAGCGCTCTGCTGATTGACGGGCACCTGCCCGATGTGCAGCTGGCTCTGGCTCGCACTGCGAAGAATCTCGAGATCCCAGTTGTTCTGGACGGTGGTTCTTACAAGCCTGGGATCGAGGCGCTTCTGCCGCACGTCACCCACGCCATCATTTCTTCGGATTTCACCCTTCCCGGAGTCGCCGACGACGTCCTTGTGGAAACGTTGGCGTGGAAGGGTATTCCTTTCGTGGCCCGCACTCATGGTGGCGGTTCGATTGAGGCCATCGTGGATAACAAGGCGTTCTCCCTGCCCGTGTCTGAAGTTGCTGGGGATCAGATCGCGGATACCCTCGGGGCCGGCGATGTGCTGCATGGCGCTTTCACGGCAGCTCTTGGTGCAGGTCAAAGTGCCATGGCGTCTATGTCGGCGGCGTCCCAGCTCGCAACGCTATCTGTTCAGGCGTCGGGAGCCCTCGGATGGGCCGAGAAACTGCCGTCAACCACCACTGGAACCGACGCCTAA
- a CDS encoding GTPase: MSSTLSEGLTALESALEISQGRIDRAVWEESDRVLAKCRERQNVGMDHTVVVFAGSTGSGKSSLVNAIVGQDVARVAATRPTTNQTQAITASDSADLLDWLGITHRTVVDSLPVDSGLILVDLPDIDSTSEHNHTVARRIIDRADVVLWVMDPQKYADAVVHEDYLARLTQYDAVTLAVLNQADTITPQERAEVLPDLSRLLAADGLNVDVRVTSTVTGEGIADLRTQLEDIATQRRAALQRLEADVRSAGAALISAVRADGGTAARKSDTSDFSEVALALAKAAGSGVVSEAAAASYARRAKNNTGWPLTRWVRRASADPLARLHLSVRSEDKETTVTSMTSSPALKGSAMAAARRFVQESTGPMPLEWRREVRGTALSQMESLLDKSDSYVGQTDLEQERTPAWWRLWNLLQIIGLAAAIAGGAWLIAIAVGEWMLLKVPEPPYWGPAPIPTVLLVCGLLCGFLCSIVARWLVMRGREKARRRINARIIERIEAEARAGVLSVLESDAQSYEQFWAHVNKLVRVGL; encoded by the coding sequence GTGAGCAGCACGTTGAGTGAAGGGCTCACAGCGCTGGAATCGGCACTTGAGATTTCGCAGGGCCGGATTGACCGTGCAGTGTGGGAGGAGTCTGATCGCGTACTAGCGAAGTGCCGCGAACGCCAGAACGTGGGCATGGACCATACTGTCGTGGTCTTCGCGGGCTCCACCGGCTCTGGCAAGTCCTCGCTGGTGAACGCCATAGTGGGCCAAGATGTGGCGCGGGTGGCGGCTACGCGCCCCACCACCAACCAGACGCAGGCCATCACTGCCTCTGACAGTGCTGATTTGCTCGACTGGCTTGGCATTACTCATAGAACTGTGGTGGATTCACTCCCAGTCGATTCTGGTTTGATACTCGTTGATCTGCCAGATATCGACTCCACGAGCGAGCACAATCACACGGTTGCTCGGCGCATCATTGATCGTGCGGATGTGGTGTTGTGGGTGATGGATCCACAGAAGTACGCCGACGCCGTCGTACATGAAGACTACCTAGCTCGCCTGACGCAATACGATGCCGTGACGTTAGCCGTGCTCAATCAGGCCGATACGATCACCCCTCAAGAGCGCGCTGAGGTACTGCCTGATCTGAGCCGGCTCCTAGCGGCGGATGGGTTGAATGTGGACGTCCGCGTGACCTCAACCGTGACGGGTGAGGGGATTGCTGACCTGCGGACTCAGCTGGAGGACATCGCAACGCAACGCAGAGCCGCGCTGCAACGACTTGAGGCTGATGTGCGCAGTGCAGGCGCGGCGCTCATCTCAGCGGTACGCGCGGATGGTGGCACAGCCGCTCGAAAGTCGGATACTTCTGATTTCTCGGAAGTTGCGCTGGCGTTGGCCAAGGCAGCTGGCAGCGGAGTTGTTTCCGAGGCCGCTGCGGCATCCTACGCGAGGCGAGCAAAGAACAACACCGGATGGCCTTTGACCCGGTGGGTCAGGCGGGCCAGTGCGGATCCGTTGGCGAGGCTTCACCTTTCGGTGCGTTCAGAGGACAAAGAGACTACGGTCACCTCGATGACCTCCTCTCCTGCTCTCAAGGGAAGCGCTATGGCTGCAGCAAGGCGATTCGTGCAAGAGTCCACAGGTCCGATGCCGCTGGAGTGGCGCCGCGAGGTGCGCGGTACGGCTCTTTCCCAGATGGAGAGCCTCTTGGATAAGTCCGATTCCTATGTTGGTCAAACGGACTTGGAGCAGGAGAGGACTCCCGCGTGGTGGAGGCTCTGGAATCTTCTTCAAATAATTGGCCTTGCTGCCGCAATAGCTGGTGGCGCATGGTTGATCGCAATTGCGGTGGGAGAGTGGATGCTCCTCAAGGTTCCTGAACCTCCCTATTGGGGCCCCGCGCCGATTCCCACTGTTCTATTGGTCTGTGGTTTGTTGTGTGGTTTCCTGTGTTCGATCGTGGCGCGATGGTTAGTTATGCGTGGTCGAGAAAAGGCTCGCCGCCGAATCAACGCGCGCATCATCGAACGCATTGAGGCCGAGGCTCGGGCTGGGGTGCTTTCCGTGCTTGAGTCCGATGCCCAGTCATATGAGCAGTTCTGGGCCCACGTGAATAAGCTGGTGCGGGTGGGGCTGTAG
- the argB gene encoding acetylglutamate kinase — translation MSDILERLQRAQEKAEVLVEALPWIREFAGEVFVIKYGGNAMVSEELRVAFAEDIVFLHHMGIRPVVVHGGGPQINRMLDRVGIESEFRGGLRVTTKETMNVVRMVLTGQVQRELVSMINVNAPYAVGLSGEDAGLLKARRRTALVDGEQVDVGHVGDVVEVNPVAITDLLESGRIPVVSTVAVDVAAPREVLNVNADTAASAIAVTLHAKKLIMLTDVEGLYLNWPDKSSLVSHISASELREVLPTLGSGMAPKMEAALRAVDRGVSQAHVIDGRMAHSMLLEVFTDAGIGTQVAWDGPRTPFPPSHDPDWMVEA, via the coding sequence GTGAGTGACATTCTGGAGAGGCTCCAACGAGCTCAAGAAAAGGCCGAGGTTCTGGTCGAAGCGTTGCCGTGGATCCGGGAGTTCGCGGGCGAGGTCTTCGTCATCAAGTACGGCGGCAACGCGATGGTTTCCGAGGAGCTGCGCGTGGCTTTTGCTGAGGACATCGTCTTCCTTCACCACATGGGTATCCGCCCGGTCGTGGTGCACGGAGGTGGCCCTCAGATCAATAGGATGCTTGACAGAGTTGGCATCGAGTCAGAGTTTCGCGGGGGCCTTCGGGTGACAACCAAAGAAACGATGAACGTGGTTCGCATGGTCCTCACCGGTCAGGTGCAACGTGAACTCGTCTCGATGATCAACGTCAACGCACCATACGCGGTCGGTCTGTCCGGAGAGGATGCTGGCCTTCTGAAGGCGCGTCGTCGTACGGCACTCGTGGACGGTGAGCAAGTGGACGTCGGCCATGTGGGCGACGTCGTCGAAGTCAATCCGGTAGCTATCACGGACCTGCTGGAATCCGGGCGAATTCCCGTGGTTTCAACGGTGGCGGTTGACGTTGCCGCGCCGCGCGAAGTGCTCAACGTGAATGCTGACACTGCGGCGAGTGCCATTGCTGTGACACTTCACGCAAAGAAGCTCATCATGCTCACAGATGTTGAGGGCCTCTACCTCAACTGGCCCGACAAGTCCTCATTGGTCTCACACATATCGGCGAGTGAACTACGTGAGGTACTGCCGACCCTCGGTTCCGGAATGGCACCGAAGATGGAGGCGGCGCTGCGAGCGGTTGACCGCGGCGTGAGTCAAGCACACGTCATCGATGGACGCATGGCCCATTCGATGCTCCTAGAGGTTTTCACGGACGCAGGTATTGGTACGCAGGTGGCTTGGGATGGTCCTCGTACGCCATTTCCTCCGTCACATGATCCAGATTGGATGGTGGAAGCATGA